Proteins from a genomic interval of Clostridium sp. M62/1:
- a CDS encoding DUF3847 domain-containing protein, with protein sequence MPDTSKLEKLNRELEKSEKKLRKAINDEKALQHQLKQLTRKERTHRLCTRGGMLESFLQEPERLTDDDVMLLLKLIFHRQDTQELLKKLLEREMPEPP encoded by the coding sequence TTGCCTGATACATCAAAGCTGGAAAAACTCAATCGGGAGTTGGAAAAAAGCGAAAAGAAACTGCGGAAAGCCATCAATGATGAAAAGGCATTGCAGCATCAGCTGAAGCAGCTTACCCGAAAAGAACGAACGCACCGGCTCTGTACACGTGGCGGTATGCTGGAAAGTTTTCTGCAAGAACCGGAACGCCTGACAGATGATGATGTCATGCTGTTGTTGAAACTCATTTTTCACAGACAGGACACGCAGGAACTATTGAAAAAACTGCTGGAACGGGAGATGCCGGAACCCCCTTAG
- a CDS encoding helix-turn-helix domain-containing protein produces the protein MKGATSIQERLWELRKDKGLNLEELSKLTGISKSALGSYEKEDFKEINHGNLITLADFYGVSVDYLLCRTENREQINTPLTELHLNDEMVALLKSGRINNRLLCELATHKDFIKFLADIEIYVDGIATMQIQNLNTLVDTVRHEIIERYRPGEDDPHLKVLQAAHISDDEYFSHMVLDDLNLIIRDIRETHKKDSESAPQTTVANELKENLEAVENFKGSRLEKLAVLYCKQLGINYKNLSDEEFRWLIRILQKSKKTGTPINQRKKR, from the coding sequence ATGAAAGGAGCAACAAGCATACAGGAACGCCTTTGGGAACTCCGCAAGGACAAAGGCTTAAATCTGGAAGAACTATCAAAACTAACGGGTATTTCTAAATCAGCCCTTGGCAGTTATGAAAAAGAAGATTTTAAGGAAATCAATCATGGCAACCTTATCACGCTGGCAGACTTCTATGGGGTTTCCGTCGATTATCTGCTGTGCCGGACAGAGAACAGGGAGCAGATCAACACGCCACTGACGGAGCTGCATTTGAACGATGAAATGGTTGCACTTCTGAAAAGCGGTCGGATCAACAACCGTCTGCTCTGCGAACTTGCCACCCATAAGGACTTTATCAAGTTTCTTGCGGACATTGAGATTTATGTGGATGGGATTGCCACCATGCAGATTCAAAACCTCAACACCCTTGTCGATACTGTCCGACATGAAATCATAGAACGGTATCGCCCTGGCGAAGATGACCCACATTTGAAAGTGCTGCAAGCCGCCCATATCAGTGATGATGAATATTTCAGCCACATGGTTCTGGATGACCTAAACCTGATTATCCGGGATATTCGGGAAACCCATAAAAAGGATAGTGAGAGTGCGCCCCAGACCACTGTTGCCAATGAACTGAAAGAAAATCTGGAAGCGGTCGAAAATTTCAAGGGCAGCCGTTTGGAAAAACTGGCAGTGCTTTACTGCAAGCAGCTCGGTATCAACTATAAAAATCTGTCAGATGAAGAATTTCGCTGGCTTATTCGGATTCTCCAAAAATCAAAGAAAACGGGAACGCCTATCAACCAGAGGAAAAAACGGTAA
- a CDS encoding recombinase family protein, with amino-acid sequence MLRQTTQQLITALYPRLSHEDELQGESNSISNQKRILETYAKQNGFSNLRWYTDDGYSGANFQRPGFQAMLADIEAGKVGTVIVKDMSRLGRNYLQVGMYTEMIFPQKGVRFIAINDGVDSAQGENDFAPLRNIFNEWLVRDTSKKIKAVKRSKGMSGKPITSKPVYGYLMDEDENFIIDEEAAPVVRQIYSLCLAGNGPTKIARMLTEQQIPTPGTLEYRRTGSTRRYHPGYECKWATNTVVHLLENREYTGCLVNFKTEKPSYKLKHSIENPPEKQAVFENHHEPIIDRETWERVQELRKQRKRPNRYDEVGLFSGILFCADCGSVMYQQRYQTDKRKQDCYICGSYKKRTADCTAHFIRTDLLTAGVLSNLRKVTSYAAKHEARFMKLLIEQNEDGDRRRNAAKKKELEAAEKRIAELSAIFKRLYEDSVTGRISDERFTELSADYEAEQKELKERAARLREELSKAQEATANAEKFMNVVRRHTTIEELTPTLLREFVEKIVVHESVALDGKRRGKLRRQEIEIYYSFVGKVELPDT; translated from the coding sequence ATGTTAAGACAGACCACCCAGCAACTCATTACCGCCCTTTACCCAAGACTGTCCCATGAGGACGAGCTGCAAGGCGAGAGCAATTCCATTTCCAACCAAAAGAGGATTTTGGAAACCTATGCCAAACAGAATGGATTTTCTAATCTGCGCTGGTACACCGACGACGGTTATTCCGGTGCGAACTTTCAAAGACCCGGATTTCAAGCCATGCTTGCAGACATTGAAGCAGGGAAAGTCGGGACAGTTATCGTCAAGGATATGTCGAGGTTAGGGCGAAACTACTTACAGGTGGGAATGTACACAGAAATGATTTTCCCACAGAAAGGTGTCCGCTTCATCGCTATCAATGACGGAGTGGACAGCGCACAGGGGGAAAATGATTTTGCCCCGCTGCGGAACATTTTTAACGAATGGCTGGTGAGAGATACGAGCAAGAAAATCAAGGCAGTAAAACGCTCTAAGGGCATGAGCGGAAAGCCCATCACAAGCAAGCCCGTCTATGGCTACCTCATGGACGAGGACGAAAACTTTATCATTGACGAGGAAGCCGCCCCGGTGGTACGGCAGATTTACAGCCTTTGCCTTGCCGGGAACGGTCCGACCAAGATAGCCCGTATGCTGACCGAGCAGCAAATCCCCACGCCGGGGACGCTGGAATACCGCAGGACGGGCAGCACCCGCCGCTACCACCCCGGCTATGAGTGCAAGTGGGCGACCAATACCGTGGTTCATCTGCTGGAAAACCGGGAATATACGGGCTGTCTGGTAAACTTTAAGACCGAGAAGCCGTCCTACAAGCTGAAACACAGCATAGAAAATCCCCCGGAAAAGCAGGCGGTTTTTGAGAACCACCATGAGCCTATCATTGACCGGGAAACGTGGGAACGGGTGCAGGAGTTACGCAAGCAGCGCAAACGCCCCAACCGTTATGACGAAGTGGGCTTGTTCTCCGGCATACTCTTTTGTGCCGACTGCGGCAGCGTCATGTACCAGCAGCGATACCAGACGGACAAGCGCAAGCAGGACTGTTATATCTGCGGAAGCTACAAGAAACGCACCGCCGACTGCACAGCGCACTTTATCCGCACTGACCTCTTGACCGCTGGCGTACTCTCCAATCTGCGGAAAGTTACCAGCTATGCGGCAAAGCATGAAGCCCGGTTTATGAAGCTTTTAATCGAGCAGAATGAGGACGGGGACAGACGCAGGAACGCCGCCAAGAAAAAGGAGCTGGAAGCCGCCGAGAAACGCATAGCCGAGTTATCTGCTATCTTCAAGCGGCTGTATGAGGACAGCGTAACCGGGCGCATATCGGACGAGCGTTTCACAGAGCTGTCGGCAGACTATGAAGCCGAGCAGAAAGAACTGAAAGAACGTGCCGCCAGACTGCGGGAAGAACTTTCCAAAGCGCAGGAAGCCACCGCAAACGCTGAAAAGTTTATGAATGTGGTACGCAGGCACACTACCATTGAAGAACTTACCCCTACTCTGCTGCGGGAGTTTGTGGAGAAAATCGTTGTCCATGAAAGCGTTGCCCTTGACGGGAAACGCCGGGGCAAGTTACGCAGACAGGAAATCGAAATCTATTATTCTTTTGTCGGCAAGGTAGAACTGCCCGACACCTAA
- the ribE gene encoding riboflavin synthase — translation MFTGIIEEIGKVERIQKDTCNCKLSIKASKILEDIHLGDSIAVNGICLTVTCFTRQSFTVDVMNETWNRTALSLLRHGSLVNLERAMPMNGRLGGHIVTGHIDGTGRISSVRRDKNAVWYQINTQREILNLIVEKGSIAIDGISLTVAKVSKADFSVSVIPHTLEQTILKNKQVGDMVNLENDILGKYVQKLIDNSNETELSKELLCRYGF, via the coding sequence ATGTTTACAGGAATAATAGAAGAAATCGGTAAAGTAGAAAGAATACAGAAAGATACTTGTAACTGTAAACTATCCATTAAAGCTTCAAAAATATTAGAGGATATACATTTAGGCGACAGCATAGCAGTCAATGGTATCTGCCTTACAGTTACTTGTTTCACTCGACAATCTTTTACAGTTGATGTGATGAATGAAACATGGAACAGAACGGCTCTTAGCCTGTTAAGACATGGAAGCCTTGTGAATTTAGAAAGAGCTATGCCTATGAATGGCAGGTTGGGCGGTCACATTGTTACGGGGCATATTGATGGGACAGGCAGAATATCGTCTGTGCGTAGAGACAAAAATGCGGTGTGGTATCAAATCAATACGCAAAGAGAAATCTTAAATCTAATTGTTGAAAAAGGTTCGATTGCTATTGACGGTATTAGTCTTACTGTCGCAAAAGTATCGAAAGCAGATTTTTCGGTATCCGTTATCCCTCATACTTTGGAGCAAACAATTCTCAAGAATAAACAAGTCGGGGATATGGTAAACCTTGAAAATGATATATTAGGGAAATATGTGCAGAAACTCATAGACAACAGCAATGAAACAGAGTTGTCGAAAGAGTTGTTATGCCGATACGGATTTTAG
- a CDS encoding ATP-binding protein, protein MTDTIHNTILPMTDTTAEPEDYTGEDGLLYCGKCRKPKEAYFPEGKTFFGRDRHPSECDCQRAARKEREAAEKRRSHLETVERLKRQGFTDKTMQDWTFANDNGSCPQMKNAAGYVARWEQIKDGNYGLLLWGRVGTGKSYFAGCIANALMEQEVPVCMTNFAAILNDLAASFAGRNEYISRLCSFPLLIIDDFGMERGTEYGLEQVYNVIDSRYRSRKPLIVTTNLTLEELQHPEDTAHARIYDRLLEMCSPLCFTGENLRKAAAQGKMEQLKRLLAGKEICL, encoded by the coding sequence ATGACCGATACAATCCACAACACCATACTGCCTATGACCGACACCACAGCCGAGCCGGAGGATTACACCGGGGAGGACGGGCTTTTATACTGCGGCAAATGCCGGAAACCCAAAGAAGCCTATTTCCCGGAGGGCAAGACCTTTTTCGGGCGTGACCGCCACCCGTCAGAGTGCGACTGCCAGCGGGCAGCCCGTAAGGAACGGGAAGCCGCCGAGAAGCGGCGCAGCCACCTTGAAACGGTGGAACGGCTGAAACGGCAGGGCTTTACAGACAAGACCATGCAGGACTGGACATTTGCCAACGATAACGGCAGCTGCCCGCAGATGAAGAACGCCGCCGGATATGTGGCACGCTGGGAACAGATAAAGGACGGGAACTACGGGCTGCTCTTGTGGGGCAGGGTAGGCACTGGGAAAAGCTATTTTGCCGGGTGTATTGCAAACGCCCTCATGGAGCAGGAAGTCCCGGTGTGCATGACAAACTTTGCAGCAATATTAAACGACCTTGCCGCCAGCTTTGCGGGCAGGAACGAATATATTTCCCGCCTTTGCAGCTTCCCCCTGCTCATCATTGACGATTTTGGAATGGAGCGTGGCACAGAATACGGTCTGGAACAGGTCTACAATGTGATTGACAGCCGCTACCGGAGCAGGAAGCCGCTGATTGTGACGACCAACCTCACGCTGGAGGAATTGCAGCACCCGGAGGACACCGCCCACGCCCGGATTTATGACCGCCTGCTTGAAATGTGTTCCCCTCTCTGCTTTACCGGGGAGAATTTGAGGAAAGCCGCCGCACAGGGAAAAATGGAACAGCTGAAACGGCTGCTTGCCGGAAAGGAGATTTGCCTATGA
- a CDS encoding DeoR family transcriptional regulator: protein MNFEFMTIDTPLPPCMPFPRALTGFPVSSTAKVMYCRMLDAMLSKGQEDENGILFVCFPVTAIAAVLSRSSMTVKRSLNELETAGLIMRVRQGIGEPNRIYVLIPGKEDAALA from the coding sequence ATGAATTTTGAATTTATGACGATAGACACACCATTGCCGCCCTGTATGCCTTTTCCCAGAGCGTTGACAGGATTTCCAGTCAGCAGCACCGCAAAGGTCATGTACTGCCGGATGCTGGACGCTATGCTCTCCAAAGGGCAGGAGGACGAGAACGGAATCCTCTTTGTCTGCTTCCCTGTCACAGCCATTGCCGCAGTCCTGTCCCGCAGCTCCATGACGGTCAAGCGTTCTCTGAATGAACTGGAAACTGCCGGACTTATCATGCGGGTGCGTCAGGGCATTGGAGAACCAAACAGGATTTATGTGCTGATACCGGGAAAGGAGGACGCTGCCCTTGCCTGA
- a CDS encoding DUF3658 domain-containing protein — MIEIVFGESACGSLKIAQTYGKGKYRGSAVSIFMRHEDGSVPSSDEMKKAQLQAQEQERIAWENAIPLGGKSCDVYCFDMALSVGDISDNGIGEQRKNVFKKMLSVCFVEDLDYQVEEKIQKIKTTLTSVIERYVAGEEIRIWYSYNPDELCGMYWLMKQLQPLNCQTTIYLVKLPTWEYGKENTMTSKIAWGEVSPGEWGNYITLQEKANPVFLSACAMKWNQLQNENAPLRAMLNGKLQSVSEDIYDSFILREIAEQPEQFKMAIVIGNVLGKYQLGISDVWISNRIDKMLEDGVLEIIQDAPKGETNYRRILRKRMK; from the coding sequence ATGATTGAAATTGTATTTGGTGAAAGTGCCTGTGGAAGTTTGAAAATTGCCCAAACTTACGGCAAGGGAAAGTATAGAGGAAGTGCTGTTTCAATATTTATGAGGCATGAAGACGGGAGTGTTCCATCTTCAGATGAAATGAAAAAAGCACAGCTTCAAGCACAGGAACAAGAACGCATTGCTTGGGAGAATGCTATTCCATTGGGAGGCAAGAGCTGTGATGTTTATTGTTTTGATATGGCTCTTAGTGTGGGAGATATTTCTGATAATGGAATTGGCGAACAGCGGAAAAATGTTTTCAAGAAAATGCTGTCTGTCTGCTTTGTAGAGGATTTAGATTATCAGGTTGAAGAAAAAATACAGAAAATTAAAACTACATTGACCTCAGTGATTGAACGATATGTAGCTGGGGAAGAAATTCGCATTTGGTATAGCTATAATCCAGATGAGCTTTGTGGTATGTATTGGCTTATGAAACAACTTCAACCCTTAAACTGCCAGACAACAATTTATTTGGTTAAGTTACCTACATGGGAATATGGAAAAGAAAATACTATGACATCCAAAATAGCATGGGGCGAGGTCTCTCCTGGCGAATGGGGAAACTATATAACTCTACAAGAGAAAGCTAATCCTGTATTTCTTTCAGCTTGTGCTATGAAATGGAATCAACTTCAAAATGAAAATGCACCTTTGCGTGCAATGTTAAATGGTAAATTGCAAAGCGTTTCAGAAGATATATATGATAGTTTCATTCTTCGTGAAATTGCGGAACAGCCAGAGCAATTCAAAATGGCTATTGTCATAGGTAATGTTTTAGGAAAATATCAACTTGGAATTAGTGATGTATGGATTTCCAATCGCATTGATAAAATGCTTGAAGATGGTGTGTTGGAAATTATACAGGACGCACCAAAGGGAGAAACAAATTATCGCCGAATATTAAGAAAACGAATGAAGTAA
- a CDS encoding helix-turn-helix domain-containing protein, whose translation MHISYKPLWHTLLERDMRKEDLRLAAGMTTNMIANMSKEGKHISMDTLARICETLNCEITDVIELVPDEPASTGGKEHERIETKNNGKRN comes from the coding sequence ATGCACATCAGCTATAAGCCACTCTGGCACACACTGTTAGAGCGTGATATGAGAAAAGAGGATTTAAGGCTTGCCGCTGGTATGACAACAAATATGATTGCCAACATGAGCAAAGAGGGAAAGCACATCAGCATGGATACATTAGCCCGTATCTGCGAAACGCTGAATTGTGAGATTACCGATGTGATTGAGTTAGTACCAGACGAGCCTGCTTCCACAGGAGGTAAGGAACATGAGCGAATTGAAACCAAGAATAACGGAAAACGGAATTGA
- a CDS encoding bifunctional 3,4-dihydroxy-2-butanone-4-phosphate synthase/GTP cyclohydrolase II gives MKYQKIKEALQALQEGKLVLVMDDKERENEGDLICSAQFATTENVNFMATYAKGLICMPMSESLANRLMLSPMVEDNTDNHETAFTVSIDYKDTTTGISAEERGLTARMCVTENVNPFDFRRPGHMFPLIAKNGGALERNGHTEATVDLLRLAGLKECGLCCEIMNENGKMMRTPDLIQFSQTHHIPTLTIKELQEYRKVYDLLVECVSVVEMPTKYGNFKAHCYINKLNGEHHVALVMGDLNNGNDVLCRVHSECLTGDAFGSLRCDCGQQLDKAMKMIAENGSGVLLYMRQEGRGIGLVNKLKAYHLQDNGMDTLDANLALGFQGDLREYYIGAQILRDLGIKSLHLLTNNPDKVYQLEDYGMKISSRVPIEIEANPYDSFYLKTKKDRMGHILNMEEK, from the coding sequence ATGAAATATCAAAAAATAAAAGAGGCATTGCAGGCGTTACAAGAGGGAAAACTTGTTTTGGTTATGGACGATAAAGAGAGAGAAAATGAGGGGGATTTAATTTGTTCGGCACAATTTGCGACAACAGAAAATGTTAATTTTATGGCGACTTATGCAAAAGGCTTAATCTGTATGCCTATGAGTGAAAGTCTGGCTAACAGGCTCATGCTTTCCCCTATGGTTGAAGATAATACAGATAACCATGAAACTGCCTTTACAGTTTCTATTGATTATAAGGATACTACAACAGGTATTTCTGCCGAAGAAAGAGGATTAACGGCTCGTATGTGTGTGACTGAGAATGTAAATCCCTTTGACTTTCGTAGACCGGGGCACATGTTTCCTCTGATTGCAAAGAACGGAGGTGCTTTGGAAAGAAATGGACATACAGAAGCAACGGTTGACCTATTGAGGTTGGCTGGCTTAAAAGAATGTGGCTTATGTTGCGAAATTATGAATGAAAACGGGAAAATGATGAGAACACCTGATTTAATTCAGTTTTCTCAAACACACCATATACCTACCCTCACAATTAAAGAATTACAGGAATACAGAAAAGTATATGATTTGCTTGTAGAATGTGTTTCGGTTGTAGAAATGCCTACAAAATATGGGAATTTCAAAGCACATTGTTATATCAATAAATTGAATGGAGAACATCATGTTGCATTGGTTATGGGAGATTTGAATAATGGAAACGATGTGCTATGTCGTGTCCACTCAGAGTGCTTAACAGGAGATGCCTTTGGCTCTTTACGCTGTGATTGTGGACAGCAGTTAGATAAAGCAATGAAAATGATTGCAGAAAATGGTTCTGGTGTATTGCTTTATATGCGACAAGAGGGACGAGGTATCGGGCTTGTCAATAAACTAAAAGCCTATCATTTACAGGATAACGGTATGGATACACTTGACGCCAACCTTGCATTAGGATTTCAAGGCGATTTAAGAGAATATTATATCGGTGCACAGATTTTAAGAGATTTGGGAATAAAATCATTGCATTTACTTACAAATAATCCTGATAAAGTTTATCAGTTAGAAGATTATGGAATGAAAATTTCAAGCAGAGTACCGATTGAAATAGAAGCAAATCCTTATGATAGTTTTTATCTAAAGACAAAGAAAGACCGAATGGGACACATTTTGAATATGGAGGAAAAATAA
- a CDS encoding transposon-encoded TnpW family protein, with translation MTDTQRNKRPARRPDCVTETRIGNTILVVSGFFKEGATDTAADKMMKVLEAEAAAGYLTCDKPD, from the coding sequence ATGACCGACACCCAGAGAAACAAACGCCCTGCCCGCCGCCCGGACTGCGTGACCGAAACGAGGATAGGCAACACAATCCTTGTGGTGTCTGGCTTTTTCAAGGAGGGGGCGACCGACACCGCCGCTGACAAGATGATGAAAGTGCTGGAAGCAGAAGCCGCCGCCGGATATTTGACCTGTGATAAGCCTGATTGA
- a CDS encoding TnpV protein: protein MSELKPRITENGIDYILVGDYYIPDLKLPEEHRPIGKYGRMHREYLREVHPARLNTLILTGELWTYLADLNEQAQERLDTIMEQMKTAEGVTEELKRTHQMEWVQRCNNIHNRAEEIVLHEMIYS, encoded by the coding sequence ATGAGCGAATTGAAACCAAGAATAACGGAAAACGGAATTGATTATATCCTTGTCGGAGATTATTACATCCCGGACTTGAAACTGCCGGAGGAACACCGCCCTATCGGAAAGTACGGACGGATGCACCGGGAATATTTAAGGGAAGTCCACCCAGCCAGATTGAATACATTGATACTGACCGGGGAATTGTGGACATATCTTGCAGACCTGAACGAACAGGCACAGGAACGGTTAGACACCATCATGGAGCAGATGAAAACTGCCGAGGGCGTAACCGAGGAATTGAAGCGTACCCACCAAATGGAATGGGTGCAGCGTTGCAATAACATTCATAACCGGGCAGAAGAAATTGTTTTGCATGAGATGATTTATTCATAA
- a CDS encoding helix-turn-helix transcriptional regulator gives MKVTVFMIIVGIIFLCIFVGLLTLIVRALLKYIHSKDVRQEKSVVRKSLGEALKVHRTQCKMTQEFVAETIGVSRQAVSKWENGVSQTKGY, from the coding sequence ATGAAAGTAACCGTATTTATGATAATCGTTGGAATAATTTTCTTATGTATCTTTGTTGGTTTGCTTACCCTTATTGTTCGTGCATTACTCAAATATATCCATTCAAAAGATGTACGGCAGGAAAAATCCGTAGTGAGGAAATCGTTGGGTGAAGCACTCAAAGTACACAGAACACAGTGCAAAATGACGCAGGAATTTGTTGCTGAAACGATTGGTGTTAGCAGGCAGGCTGTTTCAAAATGGGAAAATGGAGTTTCCCAAACAAAAGGATATTAA
- the ribD gene encoding bifunctional diaminohydroxyphosphoribosylaminopyrimidine deaminase/5-amino-6-(5-phosphoribosylamino)uracil reductase RibD, with amino-acid sequence MSDTEYMKLAIKLAKKGAGYVNPNPMVGAVIVKDNRIIGQGYHEIFGGLHAERNALKNCRESPVGATLYVTLEPCCHYGKTPPCTEAIIKSGITRVVVGTLDCNPIVSGKGVKVLEENNIQVVIGILEMECQQLIKVFRKYVTRHIPYVFMKYAMTMDGKIATYTNQSKWISGEKARKQVHQFRHKVTAIMVGVNTVIQDDPLLTCRLENGENPIRIVCDTDLRTPITSKIIKTANDIKTYIATSSIDESKIALYRKCGCEIIYTKKKGNHIDLMNLMQCLGNMQIDSLLLEGGSAMNWSALEQQIVDEVQIYIAPKIFGGSAKSPVSGQGVAFPNDAIMLKPYAFSQVGNDYFIESEVIYPCLQE; translated from the coding sequence ATGAGCGATACAGAATACATGAAATTAGCAATAAAACTGGCAAAAAAAGGTGCTGGCTATGTCAATCCTAATCCTATGGTTGGGGCAGTAATTGTAAAAGATAATCGAATTATAGGACAGGGATACCATGAAATCTTTGGTGGATTGCATGCAGAGAGAAATGCATTAAAAAATTGTAGGGAGTCACCTGTAGGAGCAACACTTTATGTAACACTTGAACCATGCTGTCACTATGGTAAGACACCACCTTGCACAGAAGCAATTATTAAAAGTGGCATTACAAGAGTAGTCGTCGGAACTTTAGACTGTAATCCTATTGTGTCTGGAAAAGGTGTAAAGGTACTTGAGGAAAACAACATTCAAGTTGTGATAGGAATTTTAGAAATGGAGTGTCAACAGTTAATCAAAGTTTTTAGAAAATATGTTACAAGGCATATTCCTTATGTTTTTATGAAATATGCAATGACAATGGACGGGAAAATAGCAACTTATACAAATCAATCAAAATGGATAAGTGGCGAAAAAGCGAGAAAACAAGTACATCAATTCAGGCATAAGGTTACTGCGATCATGGTAGGAGTGAATACCGTTATTCAAGATGACCCTTTACTGACATGCCGATTAGAAAACGGGGAAAATCCTATTCGTATCGTATGTGATACAGATTTAAGAACACCCATTACATCAAAAATTATCAAAACAGCGAATGACATTAAAACATATATCGCTACTTCTTCTATTGATGAAAGTAAGATTGCTCTTTACAGAAAATGTGGTTGTGAAATTATTTATACGAAGAAAAAAGGTAATCATATTGACTTAATGAATTTAATGCAATGTTTAGGAAATATGCAGATAGACAGTCTACTTTTAGAGGGTGGAAGTGCAATGAATTGGAGTGCTCTTGAGCAACAGATTGTTGATGAGGTGCAAATTTATATAGCACCTAAAATATTTGGTGGGAGTGCAAAAAGCCCTGTAAGTGGTCAAGGTGTTGCTTTTCCTAATGACGCCATTATGCTTAAACCATATGCTTTTTCTCAAGTGGGAAATGATTATTTCATAGAAAGCGAAGTGATTTATCCATGTTTACAGGAATAA